In Vibrio hippocampi, a single genomic region encodes these proteins:
- the murA gene encoding UDP-N-acetylglucosamine 1-carboxyvinyltransferase yields MDKFQVIGSNQPLSGEVSISGAKNAALPILFASILAEEPVEVANVPHLRDIDTTMQLLTRLGAKVRRNGSVHVDGSGINEFCAPYDLVKTMRASIWALGPLVARFGQGQVSLPGGCAIGARPVDLHIHGLEALGADITLEDGYVKASVDGRLKGAHVVMDKVSVGATITVMCAATLAEGTTVLDNAAREPEIVDTADFLNQIGAKVSGAGTDTITIEGVERLGGGQHTVVADRIETGTFLVAAAVSGGKVVCKNTNAHLLEAVLAKLEEAGAKIETGDDWISLDMTGRELQAVSIRTAPHPGFPTDMQAQFTLLNMLAKGGGVITENIFENRFMHVPELMRMGAKAEIEGNTVICGDVESLSGAQVMATDLRASASLVIAGCIAQGETIVDRIYHIDRGYEKIEDKLSALGANIKRVEGSE; encoded by the coding sequence ATGGATAAGTTTCAAGTTATTGGATCGAACCAACCACTATCTGGTGAGGTATCGATCTCAGGCGCCAAGAATGCAGCGCTTCCTATCTTATTTGCTTCGATTCTGGCAGAAGAGCCAGTAGAAGTAGCGAATGTCCCACATCTTCGTGATATCGATACCACGATGCAACTTCTGACTCGTTTAGGTGCCAAGGTGCGTCGTAATGGTTCAGTACATGTCGACGGCAGCGGGATCAACGAGTTTTGCGCCCCTTACGACTTGGTAAAGACCATGCGTGCGTCGATTTGGGCATTGGGTCCACTTGTAGCGCGTTTTGGTCAGGGACAGGTTTCTCTTCCGGGTGGATGCGCTATCGGTGCTCGACCGGTTGATTTGCATATTCACGGTCTTGAAGCACTCGGTGCTGACATCACATTAGAAGATGGCTATGTAAAAGCAAGCGTTGATGGTCGTCTTAAAGGTGCTCATGTCGTAATGGACAAAGTGAGTGTTGGTGCCACTATTACAGTGATGTGTGCAGCGACTCTTGCCGAGGGTACTACGGTATTGGACAACGCAGCTCGTGAACCAGAGATTGTTGATACCGCGGACTTCTTAAACCAAATTGGTGCCAAGGTTTCAGGCGCAGGTACAGATACGATTACCATTGAAGGTGTCGAGCGTCTTGGTGGCGGTCAACATACTGTTGTTGCAGACCGTATTGAAACCGGTACCTTTTTAGTCGCAGCGGCGGTCTCCGGCGGTAAAGTCGTGTGTAAAAATACCAATGCACACCTTCTTGAAGCCGTATTGGCCAAGTTAGAAGAAGCGGGTGCCAAGATTGAGACCGGAGATGATTGGATCTCACTTGATATGACGGGTCGTGAATTACAAGCTGTTTCGATTCGCACCGCACCACATCCGGGTTTCCCAACGGATATGCAGGCTCAGTTTACTTTGCTTAATATGCTGGCCAAGGGCGGCGGTGTGATCACCGAGAACATTTTTGAAAACCGCTTTATGCACGTACCAGAGCTAATGCGCATGGGGGCGAAAGCCGAAATCGAAGGCAACACAGTGATTTGCGGTGATGTAGAGTCGCTAAGTGGCGCTCAAGTCATGGCGACAGACTTACGTGCATCGGCAAGTTTAGTGATTGCCGGCTGTATTGCGCAAGGCGAGACGATCGTCGACCGTATTTATCATATCGATCGTGGGTATGAAAAAATAGAAGATAAGTTGTCTGCTTTAGGTGCAAACATAAAGCGTGTCGAAGGATCGGAATAA
- the ibaG gene encoding BolA family iron metabolism protein IbaG — protein sequence MDSTKVQELLQNALNLAELHVKGEGSHYEVIAVDAQFDGMSRVKKQQLIYGPLMEYIQRNDIHAVSIKAYTPEEWARDKKLMSL from the coding sequence GTGGATAGCACAAAAGTACAGGAACTATTGCAAAACGCATTAAATCTTGCAGAGCTACATGTAAAGGGTGAAGGTAGCCACTATGAGGTAATTGCTGTTGATGCGCAGTTCGACGGCATGAGCCGTGTCAAGAAACAACAGCTGATCTACGGACCTCTTATGGAATATATTCAGCGTAATGACATCCACGCAGTTTCAATTAAAGCCTACACACCAGAAGAGTGGGCTCGTGATAAAAAGCTGATGTCTTTATAA
- a CDS encoding STAS domain-containing protein: MSSATIEVIEASNYRLKGDITHTSVPFLWQQVMSLPFAVEQLEVSLQHTTRFDSAGLVMLIHLLEHAKNRKCHIMLSFIPKQLEILIELYNLDSVIEKHI; encoded by the coding sequence ATGTCATCGGCAACGATTGAAGTTATTGAAGCGAGTAACTATCGATTGAAAGGGGACATCACACATACCAGTGTGCCGTTCTTGTGGCAGCAGGTAATGAGCTTGCCGTTTGCGGTTGAGCAGTTGGAGGTGTCATTGCAGCATACAACGCGCTTTGATTCTGCGGGACTCGTGATGTTAATTCACTTATTAGAGCATGCAAAAAATCGAAAGTGTCATATAATGCTCAGCTTCATACCGAAACAACTAGAAATATTAATCGAATTATACAACCTAGATTCGGTGATTGAGAAACATATTTAG
- a CDS encoding MlaC/ttg2D family ABC transporter substrate-binding protein yields the protein MFKKYFSWLAVIVVSFGSVAADIEIDRTDPYNMMQQVSMHAFGRLKSEQDKIKADPDYLKVVVNEELMPYVNDRYAALKLLGPNLKGAKREDVLTFINAFHGYLVTSYAQVLTQYDGQEIRFGNRPVIDDQTSIAGVQVTILDSPRPNIRLEFKLRKDKKSGEWKAFDMIAEGVSLLSSKQSEWNSKIRQEGILSVAEELQRLADTPIRVEGSK from the coding sequence ATGTTTAAGAAGTATTTTTCGTGGTTGGCTGTAATCGTGGTTTCTTTTGGTAGTGTTGCTGCGGATATCGAGATTGATAGAACCGATCCTTACAACATGATGCAGCAGGTATCAATGCATGCGTTTGGTCGTTTGAAATCCGAGCAAGATAAGATAAAAGCCGATCCTGACTACCTAAAAGTGGTGGTAAATGAAGAGCTGATGCCTTACGTCAATGACCGTTATGCCGCACTTAAATTGTTAGGTCCTAATCTAAAAGGGGCAAAACGTGAGGATGTATTGACGTTTATCAATGCTTTTCATGGTTATCTTGTGACTTCGTATGCTCAAGTTTTAACTCAGTACGATGGTCAAGAGATCCGTTTTGGAAACCGACCGGTCATTGATGATCAAACCAGCATTGCAGGTGTGCAAGTGACCATCTTGGACAGCCCAAGACCGAATATTAGACTTGAGTTTAAACTGCGCAAAGATAAAAAATCGGGCGAGTGGAAGGCCTTTGATATGATTGCGGAAGGCGTGAGTCTGCTATCTAGCAAGCAATCAGAGTGGAATAGTAAGATTCGCCAAGAGGGGATTTTGTCTGTTGCAGAAGAGCTACAAAGATTAGCGGATACTCCAATTCGCGTTGAAGGTAGTAAGTAA
- the mlaD gene encoding outer membrane lipid asymmetry maintenance protein MlaD — protein MQQTRKLELWVGSFVLIGLCAILFMIFQVADVKGLGSSDTYTLEARFDNIGSLKVRSPVKVGGVVVGRVSAIQLDKESYLPTVTLALNSDYQFPETSSAQILTSGLIGEQYIGLVPGFIFDDEGYLSDGDRIEDTKSALVLEDMIGQVLYSISGSDDSK, from the coding sequence ATGCAACAAACACGTAAGTTGGAATTATGGGTTGGTAGCTTTGTTCTTATTGGGCTTTGCGCCATTTTGTTTATGATTTTTCAAGTTGCTGACGTAAAGGGGTTAGGTTCAAGCGATACTTATACCCTAGAAGCTCGCTTCGATAATATCGGCAGTTTAAAAGTTCGCTCCCCAGTTAAAGTTGGGGGAGTGGTTGTTGGCCGTGTTAGCGCTATCCAGTTAGATAAAGAAAGTTATCTACCGACGGTGACGTTAGCGCTAAATAGTGATTATCAGTTCCCTGAAACGTCGAGTGCGCAGATTCTTACCTCTGGATTGATCGGTGAGCAATATATCGGACTAGTACCGGGTTTCATTTTTGACGATGAAGGCTATTTATCCGATGGCGACCGTATCGAAGACACCAAGTCTGCTCTAGTCTTAGAAGATATGATCGGCCAGGTATTGTATAGCATTAGCGGCAGTGATGATTCGAAGTAG